The following are from one region of the Cloacibacterium sp. TD35 genome:
- a CDS encoding glycoside hydrolase family 16 protein: MKNYKFLLIISIFSFLFFSCGGSGSGSSDPVVTTPTNLVINKLVVGSSTTMPNGDGTGVVNFTVSANNAKEYKMSVNGEILTSTTGSFTYTFKQSGTNEHTVYVSAYNGDKFISSSTTVTVYVIPKAVWFDEFSVDGAPDSSKWGYDLGNNNGWGNNEAQYYTNGTQNAVVSNGTLKINLIKEAYQGYNYTSARLISKGKYSMKYGKVEIRAKIPSGGGTWPALWMLGDNIDSVGWPACGEIDIMEHVGNQLNKIYGTLHYPGRSGGNADGATIMISNATTEFHIYSMEWNASTIKIYVDNQLFFTYNNNANSPFNQNFFIIMNVAMGGNFGGVIDPNVTNATMEVDYIRVYQ, from the coding sequence ATGAAAAATTATAAATTTTTACTCATAATTTCCATTTTTTCATTTCTATTTTTTAGCTGTGGAGGGAGTGGTTCTGGCTCATCAGACCCAGTAGTTACAACACCTACTAATTTAGTTATTAATAAATTAGTAGTGGGATCATCTACCACCATGCCAAATGGAGATGGAACAGGTGTAGTAAATTTTACTGTTTCTGCAAATAATGCAAAAGAATATAAAATGTCTGTAAACGGAGAAATTCTTACTTCTACTACAGGTAGTTTTACATATACATTTAAGCAGTCAGGGACTAATGAACATACTGTTTATGTTTCTGCATATAATGGAGATAAATTCATTTCAAGTAGTACAACGGTAACCGTTTATGTAATTCCAAAAGCAGTTTGGTTCGATGAATTTAGTGTAGATGGTGCTCCAGATTCTTCTAAATGGGGGTATGACCTAGGCAATAATAATGGCTGGGGAAATAATGAAGCACAATACTATACCAATGGAACTCAAAATGCCGTAGTAAGTAATGGAACTCTTAAAATTAATTTAATCAAAGAGGCATACCAAGGTTATAACTATACCTCAGCAAGACTTATTTCTAAAGGGAAATATTCTATGAAATATGGAAAAGTAGAAATTAGAGCAAAAATTCCATCTGGTGGCGGAACATGGCCTGCACTTTGGATGCTAGGAGACAATATTGATTCTGTTGGCTGGCCAGCTTGTGGAGAAATAGACATCATGGAGCATGTAGGCAACCAGTTAAATAAAATTTATGGAACTCTTCATTATCCAGGACGTTCTGGAGGAAATGCAGATGGAGCTACGATAATGATTTCTAATGCTACTACAGAATTTCACATTTACAGCATGGAATGGAATGCAAGTACCATAAAAATTTATGTAGATAATCAATTATTCTTTACTTATAATAATAACGCAAATTCACCTTTTAATCAAAACTTCTTCATCATCATGAATGTTGCGATGGGAGGTAATTTCGGAGGTGTCATTGATCCTAATGTGACCAATGCAACAATGGAAGTAGATTATATTCGGGTTTATCAATAA
- a CDS encoding glycoside hydrolase family 30 protein, protein MFLKKSYLFIWALAGMSIISYCSRSTTSPTPEPPKPIPTNDIEVWLTKGDQSVKLQKQNTILSFTANSNSYQNIQIDETQTYQTVDGFGYTLTGGSVEVINSLTAARKQELLQELFGSNANSISISYLRLSIGASDLNSSVFSYNDLPAGETDPTLSKFSLEKDRPLIDMLKQILAINPNIKIMATPWSAPLWMKDNGNSMGGSLKPEYYGVYAQYFVKYITAMKNEGITIDAITPQNEPLNGNNNPSMVMAEGQQAEFIKKHLGPAFRNANITTKIVAFDHNCDTPYYPIAVLSDKDANPYIDGTAFHLYGGFITALGDIKATFPTKNIYFTEQWTSSTGDFGGDLKWHLKNIIIGSMRNWSKTALEWNLANNSQFKPHTEGGCYMCKGAITINSSENFERNVGYYIIAHASKFVPQNSVRIASTQSGNLNNVAFKRADGKIVLIVENDGGTPETFNIKINGKIATTSLDAGAVATYIF, encoded by the coding sequence ATGTTTTTAAAAAAATCATATCTATTCATATGGGCCTTGGCAGGTATGAGTATAATTTCGTATTGCTCTAGAAGTACTACTTCACCTACACCAGAACCACCAAAACCTATTCCTACTAATGATATAGAAGTATGGCTCACCAAAGGAGATCAATCAGTAAAATTACAGAAACAAAATACCATTCTTAGTTTTACCGCAAACTCTAATTCATATCAAAACATTCAGATAGACGAAACCCAAACATACCAAACAGTTGATGGATTCGGTTATACCTTAACAGGAGGTAGTGTAGAAGTTATTAATAGTCTTACTGCTGCTAGAAAACAAGAACTCTTACAAGAACTCTTTGGCAGTAACGCTAATTCTATTTCTATAAGCTATCTTAGATTAAGTATAGGAGCATCTGACCTTAATAGCAGTGTATTTTCTTACAATGATCTTCCTGCTGGAGAAACAGATCCTACGCTTTCTAAATTCAGTTTAGAAAAAGACCGTCCTTTAATTGATATGTTAAAACAAATTCTTGCCATAAATCCTAATATTAAAATCATGGCAACTCCTTGGTCTGCTCCACTTTGGATGAAAGATAACGGGAATTCTATGGGAGGAAGTCTAAAACCAGAATATTACGGTGTATATGCACAATATTTTGTGAAATACATCACCGCTATGAAAAATGAAGGCATTACCATAGATGCAATTACTCCACAAAATGAACCATTAAATGGTAACAATAATCCTAGTATGGTGATGGCTGAAGGTCAGCAAGCAGAGTTTATAAAAAAACATCTAGGACCAGCTTTTAGAAATGCCAATATTACTACTAAAATTGTAGCCTTTGACCATAACTGTGATACACCATATTATCCAATTGCAGTTTTGTCAGATAAAGATGCAAATCCATATATTGATGGAACCGCTTTTCACCTGTATGGAGGTTTTATTACAGCTCTTGGAGACATAAAAGCTACTTTTCCTACTAAAAATATATATTTTACAGAACAGTGGACTTCTTCAACTGGAGACTTTGGAGGAGATTTAAAATGGCATTTGAAAAATATAATTATAGGCTCTATGAGAAACTGGAGTAAAACCGCTTTAGAATGGAACTTAGCCAATAATTCTCAGTTTAAACCTCATACAGAAGGGGGATGCTATATGTGTAAAGGAGCAATTACCATAAACTCTTCAGAAAACTTCGAAAGAAACGTAGGGTATTATATCATTGCTCATGCTTCTAAGTTTGTTCCACAGAATTCTGTTAGAATTGCGAGTACTCAATCAGGAAACCTTAATAATGTAGCTTTCAAGAGAGCCGATGGTAAAATTGTTTTGATTGTAGAAAATGATGGTGGCACACCAGAAACATTCAACATTAAAATCAATGGTAAAATTGCAACTACATCTCTAGATGCAGGAGCAGTAGCTACATATATTTTCTAA
- a CDS encoding glycoside hydrolase family 30 protein — translation MKNNAVIMMAVLAFCVGFAQQKKTLKNVSIYTTAKNQTEKFELSKGSFQNFPQPKETDICVFVDPDFKYQKITGIGGAITDASAETFYKLPQEKQKEFLEAYFGKNGLQYNLIRTSMNSSDFSSGSYTYVEENDKALKTFNVQHDEQYKIPMIKEAQKMIGKNFKFYFSPWSPPAWMKDNNNMLRGGKLKKEYYQPWANYYIKFIKEYEKRGIPVWGLSVQNEPMATQTWESCIYTAEEEAEFLGKYLGPTLWKNGYKNKEVIIWDHNRDLLYQRATTTLSNPLANKYATGIGFHWYETWTKSQPLFENVEETAKAFPNKFLIFTEGCVEKFKFEEIYDWRLGEIYGKNMINDFNNGISAWTDWNILLDEKGGPNHVGNFCFAPIIADTRTGELHYTAEYYYIGHISKYVQMNARRLGTVTNRDFLLSTSFMNPNGQMVVVVMNSSDRETQYNLWIEGQSVSVTSPANSIQTIVI, via the coding sequence ATGAAAAACAATGCAGTTATTATGATGGCTGTTTTAGCATTCTGTGTTGGCTTTGCACAGCAAAAGAAAACACTCAAAAATGTTTCTATATACACCACTGCCAAAAACCAAACAGAAAAATTTGAACTCAGTAAAGGCAGTTTTCAGAATTTTCCTCAACCGAAGGAAACAGATATTTGCGTTTTTGTAGACCCAGATTTTAAATACCAAAAAATCACAGGAATTGGCGGAGCAATTACAGATGCTTCTGCAGAAACCTTTTATAAATTGCCTCAAGAAAAGCAAAAAGAATTTTTAGAAGCCTATTTTGGCAAAAATGGCTTACAGTATAACTTGATTAGAACCAGCATGAATTCTAGTGATTTCAGCAGTGGAAGTTATACCTATGTAGAAGAAAATGATAAGGCGCTTAAAACCTTCAATGTTCAACATGATGAGCAATATAAAATTCCGATGATTAAGGAAGCGCAAAAAATGATTGGCAAAAATTTCAAATTTTATTTCAGTCCGTGGTCTCCACCAGCTTGGATGAAAGATAACAATAATATGTTGAGAGGCGGTAAACTGAAAAAAGAATACTATCAGCCTTGGGCAAATTATTACATTAAATTCATCAAAGAATACGAGAAAAGAGGAATTCCAGTTTGGGGTCTTTCTGTACAAAACGAACCCATGGCTACACAGACTTGGGAATCTTGTATCTATACCGCCGAAGAAGAAGCAGAATTTTTAGGAAAATATCTAGGGCCTACCCTTTGGAAAAACGGTTACAAAAATAAAGAAGTCATCATTTGGGACCATAATAGAGATTTATTATACCAAAGAGCTACTACTACATTAAGTAACCCTTTGGCGAATAAATACGCTACAGGAATAGGTTTCCACTGGTATGAAACATGGACGAAATCTCAACCGCTTTTCGAGAATGTAGAAGAAACCGCAAAAGCCTTTCCTAATAAGTTTCTCATCTTCACCGAAGGTTGTGTAGAAAAATTTAAATTCGAGGAAATCTACGATTGGAGGTTGGGCGAAATTTATGGTAAAAACATGATTAATGATTTTAACAACGGAATTTCTGCTTGGACGGATTGGAACATTCTCTTAGATGAAAAAGGAGGTCCAAACCATGTAGGTAATTTCTGTTTCGCACCCATTATCGCAGACACCAGAACCGGAGAATTACATTACACTGCAGAATATTATTACATAGGACATATTTCTAAATATGTACAAATGAACGCAAGAAGACTAGGAACCGTTACCAATAGAGATTTTCTTCTCTCTACGTCATTTATGAATCCAAACGGACAAATGGTAGTAGTGGTGATGAATTCTTCTGACCGAGAAACCCAATATAATCTTTGGATAGAAGGTCAGTCTGTAAGCGTAACATCCCCTGCAAATTCTATACAAACTATAGTTATTTGA